Proteins encoded by one window of Patescibacteria group bacterium:
- a CDS encoding phosphotransferase: protein MINKNIDKIIDYLSNKKFVVDFLNKNKKKLGIKYNIRNLEINIYHKMRSERSKRLVVLYNFKDKNKIKKQIAKIRIFKTNDLAKKAWMVNSLIWESAKHNCEYIAKPLYYFQNYNLFIYELAKGKPLDKILKEKVLSKNELSKKIKIIAKYLSKLHKIKINKAKKDNFLDNYNVTSQIDIFYKDLEKDKIDCRNDILKVIKQTKQKLKRFSKIKKNLIHGDFQVENFIFNNNNLQFIDFDLAEINDPLIDVGNFLVQIYYGGIMGKDVDYYRETFLQEYFRCNKDFDKKFVNERINLYIIIAQIRNISYHINIIKKHGGGFGAVNYDLLKIKNRLESLSKDPLLLFED, encoded by the coding sequence ATGATTAATAAAAATATTGATAAAATAATTGATTATTTGTCAAACAAAAAATTTGTTGTTGATTTTTTGAATAAAAATAAAAAAAAGTTAGGTATTAAATATAATATCCGGAATTTGGAAATTAATATTTACCATAAAATGCGCAGCGAACGAAGCAAAAGGTTGGTTGTCCTTTATAATTTTAAAGATAAGAATAAGATTAAAAAACAGATCGCTAAAATCAGAATCTTTAAAACTAATGATTTAGCTAAAAAGGCGTGGATGGTAAATAGCCTTATTTGGGAGAGCGCTAAACATAACTGTGAATATATTGCTAAACCATTATATTATTTTCAAAATTATAATCTATTTATATATGAATTAGCAAAGGGAAAACCGTTAGATAAGATATTAAAAGAAAAAGTTTTAAGTAAAAATGAATTGTCAAAAAAAATAAAAATAATAGCAAAATATTTATCTAAATTGCATAAAATCAAAATTAATAAAGCTAAAAAAGACAATTTTTTAGATAATTATAATGTTACTAGCCAAATAGACATTTTTTATAAAGATTTAGAAAAAGATAAAATTGATTGCCGTAATGATATTTTGAAAGTTATAAAACAGACAAAACAAAAATTAAAAAGATTTTCAAAAATAAAAAAGAATTTAATTCATGGAGATTTTCAGGTAGAAAATTTTATTTTTAATAATAATAATTTACAATTTATTGATTTTGATTTAGCGGAAATTAACGATCCATTAATTGATGTTGGAAATTTTTTAGTTCAGATTTATTATGGAGGGATTATGGGAAAAGACGTTGATTATTATAGAGAAACATTTTTGCAAGAATATTTTCGTTGCAATAAAGATTTTGACAAAAAATTTGTGAATGAACGGATAAATTTGTATATTATTATTGCTCAGATTAGGAATATCAGTTATCACATAAATATTATAAAAAAACACGGAGGAGGATTTGGCGCTGTTAATTATGATTTACTTAAAATCAAAAATAGATTAGAAAGTTTATCAAAAGATCCTTTGTTGCTTTTTGAAGATTAA
- a CDS encoding PHP domain-containing protein produces MSYIDLQFHSTYSDGSLTPTELVQFLVKYNVKIAALTDHNTVAGIDEFFSACKKFNIKPITGIEIYARYNSERFNLLFYNFNKDNPDLHYFLRKTQIQRRRNVVRALKHWQEKGFDINIDRILEKYNKYIPINGIIRQIRKNSINEKRIKEDLKIDNPHEGEIIKYYFKTRRRYYLPETRVDVIRLVKLRKQINGSVILAHPAKNRVRQRLLDRLLKEKIIDGIEILSPHHSWDIISYYQHILKKHNVIFTGGSDFHGYSKHSQIVDCSWKYFKIHSKFLLNIHKIIG; encoded by the coding sequence ATGTCTTATATTGATCTACAATTCCACTCAACTTATTCAGATGGGTCTTTGACGCCTACTGAGTTAGTTCAATTTTTAGTTAAATATAATGTTAAAATAGCTGCTTTAACAGATCATAATACTGTTGCTGGAATTGATGAATTTTTTTCCGCTTGCAAAAAATTTAATATTAAGCCGATTACTGGAATAGAAATTTACGCGCGATATAATTCCGAAAGATTTAATTTGTTATTTTATAATTTTAATAAAGACAACCCAGATTTGCATTATTTTTTAAGAAAAACACAAATACAACGACGAAGAAACGTTGTTAGAGCCTTGAAACATTGGCAAGAAAAAGGATTTGATATTAATATTGACAGGATTTTAGAAAAATATAATAAATATATTCCGATTAATGGAATTATTAGGCAAATTAGAAAAAATTCAATAAACGAAAAAAGAATTAAAGAAGATTTAAAAATAGACAATCCGCATGAAGGCGAAATTATTAAATATTATTTTAAGACAAGGAGAAGATATTATTTGCCTGAAACAAGAGTTGACGTGATAAGGCTTGTTAAATTACGCAAGCAAATAAATGGAAGTGTTATTTTAGCGCATCCGGCGAAAAATAGAGTTAGGCAAAGATTATTAGATAGATTATTAAAAGAAAAAATAATAGACGGGATTGAAATTTTGTCGCCCCATCACAGTTGGGATATTATTTCTTATTATCAGCATATTTTAAAAAAACATAATGTTATTTTTACTGGCGGATCAGATTTCCATGGATATTCCAAGCATTCGCAAATAGTTGATTGCTCTTGGAAATATTTTAAAATTCATTCAAAATTTTTGCTGAATATTCATAAAATAATCGGATAA
- a CDS encoding site-specific DNA-methyltransferase, which produces MKNNDLINKIILGNSLEILSDIKDNSIDIVLTDPPYFLDKLDNNWEYKKVENTKNQHTIKSLPAGMKFDRKQGQEFYKWYLIISQQIYRILKPGGFFFSFSSPRLYHRMASAIDDAGLEIRDCFLWLYTQNQAKAMSINHFIDKMKISEKEKVKLKKKFKGWKTPQLKSCFEPIVMSQKSTDETYLNNMIKNNIGLMNTNIKVGDNMFPSNVLTVDNINEIIDKSFLIGKPTKKEKGDFNNHKTVKPLEICEHIIKLTAFYKNAVILDPFVGSGTTAIAAKKLGLNYIGIDANPEYVKISEIRLSELDKKVNLFSKIKKEKLINNNLQTQLQFA; this is translated from the coding sequence ATGAAAAATAATGATTTAATTAACAAAATAATTTTAGGTAATTCTTTAGAAATATTATCTGATATAAAAGATAATTCTATTGATATTGTTTTAACTGATCCGCCTTATTTTTTGGATAAATTAGACAATAATTGGGAATATAAAAAAGTTGAAAATACCAAAAATCAACATACAATAAAATCGTTGCCAGCTGGAATGAAATTTGATAGAAAACAAGGTCAAGAATTTTATAAGTGGTATTTAATAATATCACAACAAATTTATAGGATACTTAAACCCGGCGGTTTTTTCTTTTCTTTTTCAAGCCCTCGACTATATCACAGAATGGCATCGGCGATTGATGACGCTGGCTTAGAAATTAGAGATTGTTTTTTATGGCTTTATACACAAAATCAAGCCAAGGCTATGAGCATAAATCATTTTATAGATAAAATGAAAATATCTGAAAAAGAAAAAGTTAAATTAAAGAAAAAATTTAAGGGCTGGAAAACTCCACAATTAAAAAGTTGTTTTGAACCGATTGTTATGTCGCAAAAGTCTACTGATGAAACTTATTTAAATAATATGATAAAAAATAATATTGGTTTGATGAATACAAATATTAAAGTTGGTGACAATATGTTTCCGTCAAATGTTTTGACAGTAGACAATATAAATGAAATAATTGATAAATCTTTTTTAATTGGTAAACCTACAAAAAAAGAAAAGGGAGATTTTAATAATCATAAAACAGTAAAACCATTAGAAATTTGTGAACACATAATTAAGTTAACAGCTTTTTACAAAAATGCTGTTATATTAGATCCATTTGTTGGAAGTGGGACAACAGCTATTGCAGCTAAAAAACTTGGATTAAATTATATTGGAATAGATGCAAACCCAGAATATGTAAAAATATCAGAAATAAGATTAAGTGAATTAGATAAAAAAGTAAATTTATTTTCTAAGATAAAAAAAGAAAAACTAATAAATAATAATTTACAAACACAATTACAATTTGCGTAA
- a CDS encoding glycogen/starch synthase: MKILMLSSELAPFAKVGGLADVMGSLPKAIKKQGADVRLALPLYGNINIKKQKLKRVLSNIKVAGCNVNIWQGKIPNSKVIVYFVECKKYFCKKQVYCDNNQERFLFFSISILQILFLINFKPDIIHCNDYHTALIPSLLKNLDNNFLKETKTILTIHNLQFQGKTKIKNFSNQYLKKYLEQIFSKEKSENINFMVNGILNSNAISTVSKTYAKEITTKKFGEGIENIIKSKKKNLYGVVNGIDVDFFNPQTDKYIKQKYSIKTLNKKTENKVYLQKILGLPIDKNKAIVGLVSRLVWQKGIELFSEKFARLNCQFVFLGTGEKKYEDHLKKIARKYSDKISVNIMFDIKLANQIYAGSDIFLMPSRFEPCGLGQLIAMRYGAVPVARATGGLKDTIENFNFKKAIVKNKKATGFVFNKFSLIAFYRKLNNAINLYYNDKKSWKKIQLNGIKSDFSWDNSAKQYLDLYKKLIK; this comes from the coding sequence ATGAAAATTTTAATGTTATCTTCGGAGCTTGCTCCGTTCGCAAAAGTTGGCGGATTGGCTGATGTTATGGGTTCTTTGCCAAAAGCCATAAAAAAACAAGGAGCTGATGTCAGGTTGGCATTGCCATTATATGGAAATATCAACATTAAAAAGCAAAAATTAAAAAGAGTTTTATCAAATATTAAAGTTGCAGGATGTAATGTGAATATTTGGCAGGGCAAAATTCCAAATTCAAAAGTAATAGTTTATTTTGTAGAATGCAAAAAATATTTTTGCAAAAAACAAGTTTATTGTGATAATAATCAAGAAAGGTTTTTATTTTTTTCTATTTCTATTTTGCAAATTTTGTTTTTAATAAATTTTAAACCAGATATCATTCATTGTAATGATTATCACACAGCTTTAATCCCAAGTTTATTAAAAAATTTAGACAATAATTTTTTAAAAGAAACAAAAACAATTTTAACAATTCATAATTTACAATTTCAAGGTAAAACAAAAATAAAAAATTTTTCCAACCAATATTTAAAAAAATATTTAGAACAAATTTTTAGCAAAGAAAAATCAGAAAATATTAATTTTATGGTTAATGGAATTTTAAATTCCAATGCAATTAGCACTGTGAGCAAAACTTACGCAAAAGAAATAACAACAAAAAAGTTTGGAGAAGGAATAGAAAATATTATAAAAAGCAAGAAAAAAAATTTGTATGGAGTTGTTAACGGAATAGATGTTGATTTTTTTAATCCGCAAACTGATAAATATATTAAACAAAAATATTCTATTAAAACATTAAATAAAAAAACAGAAAATAAAGTTTATTTGCAAAAAATATTGGGCTTGCCTATTGATAAAAACAAAGCAATTGTTGGATTGGTTTCGCGTTTAGTTTGGCAAAAAGGCATTGAGCTATTTTCAGAAAAATTCGCTAGATTAAATTGCCAGTTTGTTTTTTTAGGAACAGGCGAAAAAAAATATGAAGATCATTTAAAAAAAATAGCAAGAAAATATTCAGATAAAATTTCAGTAAATATAATGTTTGACATTAAATTGGCAAATCAAATTTATGCTGGATCTGATATTTTTTTAATGCCTTCACGTTTTGAACCGTGCGGTTTGGGGCAACTAATTGCTATGAGATATGGAGCAGTTCCTGTGGCACGCGCGACTGGCGGATTAAAAGACACAATAGAAAATTTTAATTTTAAAAAAGCTATTGTGAAAAATAAAAAAGCAACAGGATTTGTTTTTAATAAATTTAGTTTAATCGCTTTTTATAGAAAATTAAATAATGCGATAAATTTGTATTATAATGACAAAAAAAGCTGGAAAAAAATTCAGTTAAATGGAATAAAAAGTGATTTTTCATGGGATAATTCCGCTAAACAATATTTAGATTTATATAAAAAATTAATTAAATAA
- the galT gene encoding galactose-1-phosphate uridylyltransferase, which yields MKNKSEIRKAYFLNKYVIITPSRSKRPRDIKEQTLIKRTGKCVFCPENIENDLVVKKFNGKRKGWEILVLKNKFPALTLDNKLAYGYQEVIIETPDHTKVLAEFPASHFVKLLKVYIDRTEKISKIKRMEYILIFKNEGSKAGASIVHDHSQVFSTDILPPDVYEELKLAKKYKLKNKTCPYCDIIKQEIKTERKIFEDKNVAVFAPYASEYHYEVWIFPKKHLDNITKLNESEIKSFAKALKLILSKLNEIGLSYNYFFHQVSSDNDQHFYLKIQPRDSIWAGVELGSGLVINSISPEQAAEFYRA from the coding sequence ATGAAAAACAAATCAGAAATCCGCAAAGCGTATTTTTTAAATAAGTATGTTATTATTACTCCTTCTCGCAGTAAAAGACCAAGGGATATTAAAGAACAGACCCTTATTAAAAGAACAGGCAAGTGCGTTTTTTGCCCTGAAAATATAGAAAATGATTTAGTTGTTAAAAAATTTAATGGTAAAAGAAAAGGATGGGAAATTTTAGTTTTAAAAAATAAATTTCCAGCGCTTACCTTGGATAACAAGCTGGCGTACGGTTATCAGGAAGTTATTATTGAAACGCCGGATCACACAAAAGTTTTGGCAGAATTTCCAGCAAGCCATTTTGTCAAATTGTTAAAAGTCTATATTGATAGAACGGAAAAGATAAGTAAAATAAAAAGAATGGAATATATTTTGATTTTTAAAAATGAAGGCTCAAAAGCAGGGGCTTCAATTGTTCATGATCATTCGCAAGTTTTTTCAACTGATATTCTGCCGCCTGATGTTTATGAAGAACTAAAATTGGCTAAAAAATACAAATTAAAAAATAAGACTTGTCCTTATTGCGACATAATTAAACAAGAAATAAAGACAGAACGCAAAATTTTTGAAGATAAAAATGTGGCTGTTTTCGCTCCTTACGCTTCTGAATATCATTATGAAGTATGGATTTTTCCAAAAAAACATCTTGATAATATAACTAAATTAAACGAGAGCGAAATTAAATCTTTTGCAAAAGCTTTAAAATTAATTTTATCTAAATTAAATGAAATAGGTTTAAGCTATAATTATTTTTTTCATCAAGTCTCATCTGACAATGATCAGCATTTTTATTTAAAAATCCAACCGCGCGACAGCATTTGGGCTGGAGTAGAGCTTGGTTCTGGGCTGGTAATCAATTCTATTTCTCCAGAACAAGCCGCTGAGTTTTACAGAGCATAA